From Vibrio crassostreae, one genomic window encodes:
- the thiL gene encoding thiamine-phosphate kinase, with product MSGEFNLIEKYFVNRQPQRKDVHLAAGDDCALVKAPSNVEIAISTDTLVAGTHFLAEANPAWVAHKALASNISDLAAMGATPAWVSFALTMPEVDEAWLAPFCDSFFKLADYFGIQLIGGDTTKGPLSLTLTVQGFVPEGRALRRDGAKVGDWIYVTGSLGDSKAGLEVLLNPEQNKAKPYALELEERHYISSPRVLAGQALVNLASSAIDISDGVIADLKHILKRSEVGASIDVSCLPISPELRQFASDVASAQQYALTSGEEYELCFTVPEENKGSLESALSHTGTKVTCIGQIRPVEYFELHNNGEPLSWNLTGYDHFKVN from the coding sequence ATGTCTGGCGAATTTAACCTGATTGAAAAATATTTTGTAAATCGACAACCACAACGTAAAGATGTACATCTGGCTGCGGGTGATGATTGTGCTTTGGTCAAAGCGCCAAGCAATGTTGAGATAGCGATCAGCACGGACACCTTAGTTGCGGGTACTCACTTCTTAGCGGAAGCGAACCCAGCTTGGGTTGCACATAAAGCCTTGGCGTCTAACATTAGCGACCTTGCTGCTATGGGGGCGACGCCTGCTTGGGTTTCATTTGCGTTAACCATGCCTGAAGTGGATGAGGCATGGCTTGCTCCTTTCTGTGACTCCTTTTTTAAACTCGCAGACTACTTTGGTATCCAGTTAATTGGTGGTGATACAACTAAAGGGCCACTAAGTCTGACATTGACTGTACAGGGCTTTGTTCCTGAAGGACGAGCACTGCGTAGAGATGGCGCTAAAGTGGGGGACTGGATTTACGTAACGGGTAGCCTAGGTGACAGTAAAGCTGGCCTCGAAGTGTTACTTAACCCCGAACAGAACAAAGCTAAACCTTATGCACTTGAGCTTGAAGAGAGACACTACATCAGCTCTCCACGAGTGCTCGCGGGCCAGGCGCTCGTTAATCTTGCTTCGTCTGCTATTGATATCTCTGACGGCGTGATTGCTGACCTAAAGCATATCCTGAAGCGTTCAGAGGTTGGTGCAAGCATTGATGTGAGTTGCCTTCCTATCTCTCCAGAGCTACGCCAGTTTGCTTCTGATGTCGCTTCGGCTCAACAGTATGCGCTCACCAGTGGTGAAGAGTACGAACTGTGCTTTACTGTGCCGGAAGAGAATAAAGGGTCATTGGAAAGTGCTTTGTCACACACTGGCACAAAAGTCACCTGCATTGGCCAGATAAGACCTGTAGAATATTTTGAATTACACAATAATGGTGAACCACTGAGTTGGAACTTAACTGGTTACGATCACTTTAAGGTTAATTGA
- the ribBA gene encoding bifunctional 3,4-dihydroxy-2-butanone-4-phosphate synthase/GTP cyclohydrolase II: MPISTPQEIIEDIRLGKMVILMDDEDRENEGDLIMAAEHVTPEAINFMAMYGRGLICLTLTKERSNRMGLAPMVQDNNAQYTTNFTVSIEAAEGVTTGISASDRAVTVQAAVAKDAKAADLVQPGHIFPLTAQEGGVLTRAGHTEAGCDLARLAGCEPASVIVEILNDDGTMARRPDLEVFAEKHDIKLGTIADLIEYRNNTETTIERVAQCHLPTEFGDFELVTYRDTIDNQIHYAMQKGSLTEGAPLVRVHLHDTFTDLLHSDRGTERSWSLDKAMKRIGDEGGVLVILGNEESSDSLIHKVKTFEAQDKNEQPTMAKKQGTSRRVGVGSQILQDLGVHDMRLLSSSTKRYHALGGFGLNVVEYVCE, from the coding sequence ATGCCAATTAGTACTCCTCAAGAAATTATTGAAGACATTCGCCTAGGAAAAATGGTTATCCTGATGGATGATGAAGATCGCGAGAATGAAGGCGATCTGATCATGGCAGCAGAACATGTTACGCCAGAAGCAATTAACTTCATGGCAATGTACGGCCGCGGTTTGATTTGTCTAACGCTGACTAAAGAGCGTTCAAACCGTATGGGCTTAGCACCTATGGTTCAAGACAACAATGCACAGTACACCACTAACTTTACGGTTTCGATTGAAGCGGCAGAGGGTGTAACAACCGGTATTTCAGCATCCGATCGTGCAGTGACGGTTCAAGCTGCAGTAGCGAAAGACGCAAAAGCGGCTGACTTAGTTCAGCCTGGTCATATCTTCCCACTGACAGCTCAAGAAGGCGGCGTATTAACGCGCGCTGGCCACACTGAAGCGGGTTGCGATTTAGCTCGATTAGCAGGCTGTGAACCAGCATCGGTTATCGTAGAAATCTTAAACGATGACGGCACTATGGCGCGTCGCCCTGATCTTGAAGTCTTCGCAGAAAAGCACGACATCAAGCTTGGCACTATTGCTGACTTGATTGAGTACCGCAACAACACTGAAACGACAATTGAGCGCGTTGCACAATGCCATTTACCAACAGAGTTTGGTGATTTCGAGCTTGTGACTTACCGCGATACAATTGATAACCAGATCCACTACGCCATGCAAAAAGGTAGCTTAACTGAAGGTGCTCCTTTAGTACGTGTTCACCTGCATGATACGTTTACCGATCTGCTTCATTCAGATCGTGGTACCGAGCGCAGCTGGTCGCTAGATAAAGCGATGAAGCGCATTGGAGACGAAGGCGGTGTGTTGGTTATTCTTGGTAACGAAGAGTCGTCTGATTCTTTGATTCACAAAGTGAAGACATTTGAAGCGCAAGATAAGAACGAACAACCAACCATGGCTAAGAAGCAAGGTACCTCACGTCGTGTTGGTGTCGGTTCTCAGATTCTTCAAGACCTAGGCGTGCACGATATGCGTCTGCTTTCTTCGAGCACTAAGCGTTACCACGCATTAGGTGGTTTTGGTCTTAACGTTGTTGAGTATGTTTGCGAATAA
- the pgpA gene encoding phosphatidylglycerophosphatase A, with translation MTNPLSLISLKNPWHFLATGFGSGLSPIIPGTMGTLASIPLYLLLVQLPFPAYVAVVVVSCIIGIKICQVTSDDMGVHDHGSIVWDEFAGFWITMSLVPMLNIPADDWKWLLTGFVLFRFFDMVKPWPIGWLDARVHGGLGIMIDDIVAGIMAAISLYAVAHFAGWLV, from the coding sequence ATGACAAACCCACTTTCTCTTATTTCTCTTAAAAACCCTTGGCATTTCTTAGCAACAGGTTTTGGTAGTGGCTTATCGCCTATTATTCCCGGCACCATGGGTACGCTCGCGTCTATTCCATTGTACTTATTGTTGGTTCAGCTACCGTTCCCTGCTTACGTTGCAGTGGTGGTTGTAAGCTGCATTATTGGTATTAAGATCTGCCAAGTAACGTCTGATGATATGGGCGTGCATGATCACGGTTCTATCGTTTGGGATGAGTTTGCGGGCTTTTGGATCACCATGAGCTTGGTGCCGATGCTGAATATCCCTGCTGATGACTGGAAATGGCTTCTGACTGGTTTTGTGCTTTTCCGCTTCTTTGACATGGTAAAACCATGGCCGATTGGTTGGTTAGATGCGCGAGTTCATGGTGGTTTGGGTATCATGATTGACGATATTGTGGCGGGTATTATGGCGGCGATTTCGTTGTATGCCGTAGCGCATTTCGCGGGTTGGTTAGTGTGA
- the ribD gene encoding bifunctional diaminohydroxyphosphoribosylaminopyrimidine deaminase/5-amino-6-(5-phosphoribosylamino)uracil reductase RibD has translation MMSRAIQLAKRGIYTTAPNPNVGCVIVQTDGQIVGEGFHAKAGEPHAEVHAMRMAGDKAKGATAYVTLEPCSHYGRTPPCAEGLIKAQVAKVICAMQDPNPKVAGRGIKMLRDAGIEVEIGLLEQDALDLNPAFIKRMQTGMPFVQLKMAASLDGQTALENGQSQWITSPEARRDVQNYRAKAGAVLSTSQTVIEDNASLNVRWAELPSSIKAHYAEDELRQPIRVILDRQNQLRPELKLYQSPTPVLRVAEASADIEVGTTDAGQLDLHDLMRQLPANHIDHIWVEAGATLAKSLIEEQLVDELILYLAPKLMGSDGRGLMGALGLTSMSDVIDLEIKDVRQVGVDIRIVAKPIVAKPIAAKPLSK, from the coding sequence ATGATGTCGCGTGCTATTCAATTAGCGAAACGCGGCATTTACACTACTGCACCAAACCCGAATGTGGGCTGTGTCATCGTACAAACCGATGGTCAGATCGTCGGTGAAGGTTTTCATGCTAAAGCGGGCGAACCTCATGCCGAAGTGCATGCCATGAGAATGGCAGGCGATAAGGCCAAAGGCGCGACAGCTTATGTCACACTTGAACCTTGTTCGCATTATGGTCGAACGCCGCCTTGTGCCGAAGGTTTGATTAAGGCTCAAGTTGCAAAAGTAATTTGCGCTATGCAGGACCCAAACCCAAAAGTCGCAGGTCGTGGTATCAAAATGCTACGCGACGCGGGTATTGAGGTTGAAATTGGTTTGTTAGAGCAAGATGCTCTTGATTTGAACCCTGCATTTATCAAGCGTATGCAAACCGGCATGCCATTTGTTCAGTTGAAGATGGCGGCTAGCCTTGATGGTCAAACGGCATTGGAAAATGGCCAAAGCCAGTGGATCACATCGCCAGAAGCGCGTCGTGATGTTCAGAATTACCGAGCAAAAGCGGGCGCAGTGTTATCCACAAGCCAAACGGTGATTGAAGATAACGCCTCGTTGAATGTTCGCTGGGCAGAGTTGCCAAGCAGTATTAAAGCTCATTACGCTGAAGATGAACTTCGTCAGCCAATTCGCGTGATTCTTGATCGTCAAAATCAACTGCGTCCTGAGCTCAAGTTATATCAGTCGCCAACACCAGTGTTAAGAGTGGCTGAAGCGTCTGCGGATATTGAAGTAGGAACCACAGATGCAGGTCAGCTCGATTTGCACGATCTGATGCGTCAATTACCTGCCAATCATATCGACCATATTTGGGTCGAAGCGGGCGCAACATTGGCAAAAAGCTTGATTGAAGAACAGCTGGTGGATGAGCTAATCCTCTATTTAGCACCTAAACTTATGGGCAGTGACGGACGAGGTTTGATGGGCGCATTAGGGCTCACTTCAATGTCTGACGTTATTGACCTAGAAATTAAAGATGTTCGACAGGTTGGTGTGGATATTCGCATTGTGGCGAAACCAATTGTGGCTAAACCAATAGCAGCGAAACCACTCTCGAAATAG
- a CDS encoding riboflavin synthase: MFTGIVEAVGTLSAITPRGEDITVTVNVGKLDMADVQLGDSIATNGVCLTVVEFNDHSYSADLSLETLKKTGFVDYQAGDKVNLEKAMLPTTRFGGHIVSGHVDGVGEIVERNQVGRAIEFWVEMPAEISKYVAQKGSITVDGISLTVNDLRKNAFKLTIVPHTSSETTIDQFNVGRKVNLEVDVLARYMERLLQGQQQESEPESRLTMEFLQQNGFA; this comes from the coding sequence ATGTTTACAGGAATTGTAGAAGCCGTAGGTACATTGAGTGCAATCACTCCCCGCGGAGAAGACATCACCGTAACGGTCAACGTTGGCAAGCTTGATATGGCTGACGTTCAGTTAGGCGACAGTATCGCAACCAATGGTGTGTGTTTGACAGTCGTTGAATTCAACGACCACAGCTACAGTGCAGACCTTTCGCTTGAGACCCTGAAAAAAACGGGTTTTGTCGATTACCAAGCGGGCGATAAAGTTAACCTTGAGAAAGCAATGTTACCAACCACGCGTTTCGGTGGACACATTGTGTCTGGTCACGTTGATGGCGTGGGTGAGATTGTTGAACGCAACCAAGTTGGCCGTGCAATTGAGTTTTGGGTAGAAATGCCAGCAGAGATCTCAAAATACGTCGCTCAAAAAGGCTCAATAACGGTCGATGGCATCAGTCTGACTGTGAACGATTTACGCAAGAACGCATTCAAGCTGACGATCGTTCCTCACACCTCTTCAGAAACCACCATCGACCAATTCAATGTAGGTCGTAAAGTGAATTTAGAAGTCGATGTATTAGCGCGTTACATGGAGCGTTTACTGCAAGGTCAGCAACAAGAATCTGAGCCTGAATCTCGATTAACGATGGAATTCTTACAGCAGAATGGTTTTGCCTAA
- a CDS encoding flagellar motor protein MotB codes for MDEENPCKCPPPGLPQWMGTFADLMSLLMCFFVLLLSFSEMDVLKFKQIAGSMKFAFGVQNRLEVKDIPKGTSIIAQEFRPGRPEPTPIDVIMQQTIDITQQTLEFHEGESERAGGTMRDQGKMTGGKSPEVSTHDNQNSESDQQQQQAEAQSQEMETLMESIKKALEREIDQGAIEVENLGQQIVIRIREKGAFPSGSAFLQPKFRPLVRQVAELVKDVPGIVRISGHTDNQRLDSELYRSNWDLSSQRAVSVAQEMEKVRGFSHQRLRVRGMADTEPVEPNDTEWQRSLNRRVEISIMQGEPLYSDEVPVINE; via the coding sequence ATGGATGAAGAGAATCCATGTAAATGTCCTCCTCCGGGGTTACCTCAATGGATGGGGACATTTGCTGACTTGATGTCACTGCTGATGTGTTTCTTCGTACTGCTGCTCTCATTTTCTGAGATGGACGTACTGAAGTTCAAACAGATCGCTGGCTCGATGAAATTCGCGTTTGGTGTACAAAACCGCTTGGAAGTGAAAGACATTCCTAAAGGCACCAGCATTATTGCACAAGAGTTCCGCCCTGGTCGCCCAGAGCCAACACCTATAGATGTGATCATGCAGCAAACTATTGATATTACGCAGCAAACGCTTGAATTTCATGAAGGTGAATCTGAGCGAGCTGGCGGCACCATGCGTGACCAAGGCAAGATGACCGGAGGCAAGTCGCCAGAGGTTTCGACTCACGATAATCAAAACTCTGAGTCAGACCAACAGCAACAACAAGCTGAAGCTCAATCGCAAGAGATGGAAACCTTGATGGAAAGCATCAAGAAAGCGTTGGAGCGAGAAATCGACCAAGGCGCGATTGAGGTGGAAAATCTTGGCCAGCAGATTGTTATTCGAATTCGTGAGAAAGGCGCATTCCCATCGGGTTCTGCTTTCTTACAACCTAAATTTCGCCCATTGGTGAGACAGGTCGCTGAATTAGTAAAAGATGTACCGGGCATTGTCCGAATCTCAGGGCACACCGATAACCAACGTCTTGATTCAGAGCTTTATCGCTCAAATTGGGACTTGTCATCACAGCGAGCAGTGTCTGTCGCTCAAGAGATGGAAAAAGTACGCGGTTTCTCTCATCAACGCTTGAGAGTGCGTGGCATGGCCGATACTGAGCCTGTGGAGCCGAATGATACTGAATGGCAACGTAGCCTTAACCGCCGCGTTGAAATCAGCATCATGCAGGGTGAACCGCTTTACAGTGATGAAGTGCCTGTTATTAATGAGTAG
- the dxs gene encoding 1-deoxy-D-xylulose-5-phosphate synthase — protein sequence MTLDISKYPTLALADKPEDLRLLPKETLTQLCDELRTYLLNSVSQSSGHLASGLGTVELTVALHYVYNTPFDQLVWDVGHQAYPHKILTGRRDRLSTIRQKDGLHPFPWRQESEYDTLSVGHSSTSISAALGMAISAKKEGKNRKVVSVIGDGAITAGMAFEAMNHAGDIHNDMLVILNDNEMSISENVGALNNHLAQVLSGSLYTSIREGGKKVLSGVPPIKELVRRTEEHLKGMVVPGTMFEELGFNYIGPIDGHDVNELIKTLKNMRDLKGPQFLHIMTKKGKGYEPAEKDPIGYHGVPKFDPAHSSLPKSTSSKPTFSKIFGDFLCDMAAQDPKLMAITPAMREGSGMVRFSKEYPEQYFDVAIAEQHAVTLATGMAIAGDKPIVAIYSTFLQRGYDQLIHDVAIMDLPVMFAIDRAGLVGADGQTHQGAFDLSFMRCIPNMVIMAPSDENECRQMLYTGHQHTGPSAVRYPRGNGMGTEIQSEFTALEIGKGRIVRESAKAKDGSKVAILSFGTFLESALQTADAIDATVADMRFVKPLDEALIKQLVADHDVLVTIEENAIAGGAGAGVIEFLMQEKLLMPVLNLGLPDKFIAQGTQGELHEELGLDAKGIEKSISDYLAK from the coding sequence ATGACTCTTGATATATCAAAGTACCCAACTCTTGCTTTAGCTGATAAGCCAGAGGATTTGCGTCTCCTCCCGAAAGAGACGCTTACACAGCTTTGTGATGAACTACGTACCTACCTTCTTAACTCGGTGAGCCAATCAAGTGGTCACTTAGCGTCAGGCTTAGGTACAGTAGAGCTAACCGTTGCTCTGCACTACGTGTACAACACACCTTTTGACCAGTTGGTTTGGGATGTTGGCCACCAAGCATACCCGCATAAAATTCTTACTGGTCGTCGCGACCGCTTGTCGACTATCCGTCAAAAAGATGGGCTACACCCATTCCCATGGCGTCAAGAGAGCGAATACGACACCCTTTCGGTTGGTCACTCTTCAACTTCGATCAGTGCTGCACTTGGTATGGCTATCAGTGCAAAGAAAGAAGGCAAGAACCGTAAAGTCGTGAGTGTGATTGGCGATGGCGCGATTACTGCGGGTATGGCATTCGAAGCTATGAACCACGCGGGCGATATTCACAATGACATGCTGGTTATCCTTAACGATAACGAGATGTCGATCTCTGAAAACGTAGGTGCTCTGAACAACCACCTAGCTCAAGTTCTTTCTGGCAGTCTTTACACGTCTATTCGTGAGGGCGGCAAGAAAGTGCTATCTGGCGTTCCGCCGATTAAAGAGCTGGTTCGTCGTACAGAAGAACACCTAAAAGGCATGGTTGTTCCTGGCACCATGTTTGAAGAGTTAGGCTTTAATTACATTGGTCCAATTGATGGGCACGATGTGAATGAGCTGATTAAAACGCTGAAGAACATGAGAGACCTTAAAGGCCCTCAGTTCCTGCATATCATGACTAAGAAAGGCAAAGGTTACGAGCCAGCAGAGAAAGATCCAATCGGTTACCACGGCGTACCGAAATTCGATCCAGCACACTCAAGTCTGCCTAAGAGCACCAGCTCTAAACCAACTTTCTCTAAGATTTTTGGCGACTTCCTGTGTGATATGGCCGCGCAAGATCCTAAGCTGATGGCGATCACGCCTGCAATGCGTGAAGGCTCTGGCATGGTACGTTTCTCTAAAGAATATCCAGAACAATACTTCGACGTTGCTATTGCTGAGCAGCACGCTGTGACGCTAGCAACCGGTATGGCGATTGCGGGTGATAAACCGATTGTGGCTATCTACTCGACTTTCCTACAACGTGGCTACGATCAGTTGATCCACGATGTAGCTATCATGGATCTACCGGTCATGTTCGCGATTGACCGTGCAGGTCTTGTCGGTGCCGATGGTCAAACACACCAAGGTGCGTTCGACTTAAGCTTTATGCGTTGTATTCCAAACATGGTGATCATGGCACCAAGTGACGAAAACGAATGTCGCCAAATGCTATACACAGGCCACCAACACACAGGTCCAAGTGCCGTTCGTTACCCTCGTGGTAATGGCATGGGCACTGAGATCCAAAGTGAGTTTACTGCGCTTGAGATTGGTAAGGGTCGTATCGTTCGTGAAAGTGCGAAAGCAAAAGATGGCTCGAAAGTCGCTATCCTAAGCTTCGGAACCTTCTTAGAAAGTGCGCTTCAAACCGCTGACGCTATCGATGCGACCGTTGCAGACATGCGTTTTGTGAAACCGCTAGACGAAGCTCTGATCAAACAACTTGTTGCTGACCACGATGTACTGGTTACTATCGAGGAAAACGCAATCGCAGGTGGTGCGGGTGCGGGTGTGATTGAATTCTTGATGCAAGAGAAACTACTGATGCCAGTATTGAACCTTGGCCTACCTGACAAGTTCATTGCTCAAGGCACTCAAGGCGAGCTACATGAAGAGCTAGGCTTAGACGCGAAAGGTATTGAGAAGTCTATTTCTGACTACCTTGCTAAATAA
- the pomA gene encoding flagellar motor protein PomA, translated as MDLATLIGLIGGFAFVIMAMILGGSLGMFYDTTSILIVVGGSTFVVLMKFTMGQFFGATKIAGKAFMFKADEPEDLIAKVVEMADAARKGGFLALEEMEISNSFMQKGIDLLVDGHDGDVVRAALQKDIALTTERHEQGAKVFSAFGDVAPAMGMIGTLVGLVAMLSNMDDPKAIGPAMAVALLTTLYGAILSNMVFFPIADKLALRRDQETLNRRLVMDGVLAIQDGQNPRVIDGYLKSYLNEGKRTIDGEPA; from the coding sequence GTGGATTTAGCAACCCTAATAGGTTTGATTGGTGGATTTGCCTTTGTAATCATGGCAATGATCCTAGGTGGAAGCCTCGGGATGTTCTATGACACGACATCCATTTTGATCGTAGTTGGTGGCTCAACCTTTGTTGTTCTGATGAAGTTCACCATGGGGCAGTTCTTTGGTGCGACTAAAATTGCAGGCAAAGCCTTCATGTTTAAAGCCGATGAACCTGAAGATCTTATCGCTAAAGTGGTAGAGATGGCGGATGCAGCGCGTAAAGGTGGCTTCTTAGCACTCGAAGAGATGGAAATCAGTAACAGCTTCATGCAAAAGGGCATCGACCTGTTGGTCGATGGCCATGATGGAGATGTAGTACGTGCAGCATTGCAAAAAGACATCGCATTAACGACTGAGCGTCACGAGCAGGGCGCGAAAGTGTTCTCTGCATTTGGTGATGTTGCTCCTGCGATGGGTATGATTGGTACCTTGGTTGGTTTGGTTGCCATGCTTTCGAACATGGATGATCCAAAAGCGATCGGTCCTGCGATGGCGGTAGCACTTTTGACCACTCTGTACGGTGCGATTCTTTCGAACATGGTGTTCTTCCCAATTGCTGACAAGCTTGCGCTACGTCGTGACCAAGAGACACTTAACCGTCGTCTAGTTATGGATGGTGTATTGGCTATTCAAGATGGTCAGAACCCACGAGTTATTGATGGTTACCTCAAGAGCTACCTCAACGAAGGTAAGCGTACGATTGATGGTGAACCCGCGTAA
- the nusB gene encoding transcription antitermination factor NusB has translation MGASVKPAARRNARQFALQAIYSWQITKENIATVEEQFLSGGKYDEEEHHAAEPALAMPETDVAYFRDLLTGVALSHMELDSKLRPFVSRPMQDLDLMELALLRLAMYEMTRREDVPYKVVINEAIELAKVFAAEDSHKFVNGVLDKAAPHVRKK, from the coding sequence ATGGGGGCCAGTGTGAAACCAGCCGCACGTCGTAACGCACGTCAATTTGCTCTACAAGCAATTTATTCTTGGCAAATTACTAAAGAAAATATTGCTACCGTTGAAGAACAGTTCTTATCTGGTGGTAAGTATGATGAAGAAGAGCATCATGCTGCAGAACCTGCACTTGCTATGCCAGAAACAGACGTTGCATACTTCCGCGACCTGCTAACTGGTGTTGCTCTTAGCCACATGGAACTTGATAGCAAGCTTCGTCCATTCGTATCTCGCCCTATGCAAGATCTGGATCTGATGGAACTAGCGCTTCTACGTTTAGCTATGTACGAGATGACTCGTCGCGAAGATGTACCATACAAAGTGGTTATCAACGAAGCTATCGAGCTTGCGAAAGTATTCGCAGCAGAAGACAGCCATAAGTTTGTTAACGGTGTGCTTGATAAAGCTGCACCGCACGTTCGTAAGAAATAA
- the ribH gene encoding 6,7-dimethyl-8-ribityllumazine synthase translates to MKVIEGGFPAPNAKIAIVIARFNSFINESLLSGAIDTLKRHGQVSEDNITVVRCPGAVELPLVAQRVAKTGKFDAIVSLGTVIRGGTPHFDYVCSECNKGLAQVSLEYSLPVAFGVLTVDTIDQAIERAGTKAGNKGAEAALSALEMINVLSEIDS, encoded by the coding sequence ATGAAAGTGATCGAGGGTGGCTTCCCAGCGCCAAATGCAAAAATTGCTATCGTTATTGCTCGTTTCAACAGTTTTATTAACGAAAGTTTACTTTCTGGTGCAATCGATACTTTAAAGCGTCATGGACAAGTAAGCGAAGACAACATCACTGTTGTTCGTTGCCCTGGTGCAGTTGAACTTCCACTTGTAGCGCAGCGCGTTGCAAAAACAGGCAAGTTCGATGCGATTGTATCTCTTGGTACAGTAATTCGTGGCGGTACACCTCACTTTGACTATGTTTGTAGTGAATGTAATAAAGGTTTGGCACAAGTGTCTCTGGAATACTCTCTTCCGGTAGCGTTTGGTGTTCTTACTGTTGATACGATCGATCAAGCTATTGAACGCGCAGGAACCAAGGCTGGTAATAAGGGTGCAGAAGCAGCACTTAGCGCACTTGAGATGATCAACGTTCTTTCTGAAATCGATTCCTAA
- the xseB gene encoding exodeoxyribonuclease VII small subunit, translating into MATKKPENMSFEAAIEELDGLVDQLENGDLALDDALKKFERGISLARAGQSKLNDAEQRVSILLQNDENAELSDFNPQPE; encoded by the coding sequence ATGGCTACTAAGAAACCTGAAAATATGAGCTTTGAAGCAGCAATCGAAGAGCTTGATGGCTTGGTTGATCAACTAGAAAATGGTGATCTAGCTTTAGATGATGCGCTGAAGAAGTTCGAACGAGGTATCTCCCTCGCTCGTGCCGGTCAAAGCAAACTAAACGATGCTGAACAGCGTGTTAGCATCCTACTGCAAAATGATGAAAACGCAGAACTTAGTGACTTTAACCCACAACCAGAATAA
- the ispA gene encoding (2E,6E)-farnesyl diphosphate synthase gives MIETLLSYQARNNEQLNLWLDRLPHQNQNLINAMRYGLLLGGKRARPFLVYITGEMLGCSAEELDTPASAIECIHAYSLIHDDLPAMDDDELRRGHQTCHIKYDEATAILTGDALQTLAFTILAEGTLSADGESNRVRMIQRLAEASGAQGMCIGQALDIEAENRSVTLEELEEVHRNKTGALMKCAIRLGALAAGEKAFEVMPQLDKYADAIGLAFQVQDDILDITSDTETLGKPQGSDQELNKSTYPSLLGLEGAQEKAQTLLQEALQALAAIPYNTQLLEEFARYVIERKN, from the coding sequence ATGATCGAGACTTTATTGTCTTATCAAGCACGTAATAACGAGCAACTGAACCTTTGGCTTGATCGCCTGCCACACCAAAATCAGAACCTGATCAACGCGATGCGTTATGGGTTACTTTTAGGCGGTAAACGCGCACGTCCATTTCTTGTCTACATTACAGGGGAAATGCTCGGCTGCTCCGCTGAAGAACTCGATACTCCAGCCTCTGCAATCGAATGTATTCATGCCTATTCTTTGATTCACGACGACCTTCCAGCTATGGATGACGATGAACTGCGTCGTGGCCATCAGACTTGCCACATCAAATACGATGAAGCAACGGCAATTTTAACGGGCGATGCACTACAAACTCTCGCGTTTACTATACTTGCGGAAGGCACATTAAGTGCTGACGGGGAAAGCAATCGCGTTCGAATGATTCAACGCCTAGCTGAAGCCTCTGGTGCACAAGGTATGTGTATTGGACAAGCACTTGATATTGAAGCTGAAAACCGCTCTGTCACGCTAGAAGAGTTAGAAGAAGTTCACCGCAATAAAACGGGCGCTCTAATGAAATGTGCGATTCGTTTAGGTGCACTCGCTGCTGGCGAAAAAGCGTTTGAAGTGATGCCTCAATTAGATAAGTACGCCGATGCCATTGGATTAGCATTCCAGGTTCAAGATGATATTTTAGATATCACCAGCGATACTGAAACTTTGGGTAAACCACAGGGTTCTGACCAAGAATTAAACAAAAGCACCTACCCTTCTTTGCTAGGTTTAGAGGGCGCTCAAGAAAAAGCGCAAACTCTGCTACAGGAAGCGCTTCAAGCTTTGGCTGCAATCCCATACAATACCCAGTTACTCGAAGAGTTCGCCCGATACGTCATCGAGCGCAAGAACTAA